Proteins from a single region of Spodoptera frugiperda isolate SF20-4 chromosome 8, AGI-APGP_CSIRO_Sfru_2.0, whole genome shotgun sequence:
- the LOC118275757 gene encoding putative leucine-rich repeat-containing protein DDB_G0290503 isoform X2, which yields MRVSGTRTYYRPSPPKMPPGLVDLIQELSRDVLKNNPADIYGYCANHFKQLLEIRDGPLRKKKLTLEEKIANAQEKVRQRAEQRRQQYDNEMLKQHRDQESEIKASNENDAPIPVQEPSAIDITPLIHKEQELVNSSTEPVSSAAPAVLSAAAVPSLAAVSSVVALSSAVGLSSAAALSSAVTISSAVALSSAAVPSSAEIELSNKTDTPPEDHQNSEEVAIKDSDDLKVYEKADSISKEDEEVKDDITVADSNAPISHYPTENPLNVIETKTISSDASENLNNSSEPITEVQVNPDNHQHAEENEGLIAVDLQETDESSPINDVIVENHKIDDETAAATNIESETDNKSEVNDADTPKSIVPPETIDDHNVEPQPEQIVTKTQHSNVTESIKDDNIDLDHTSQINKTENGEKKLEGEDDTKKETDSDSQETNQFEITFKESPTVELQGPQVSSDVLESLSDSNTDNEIMTLVVQESGNGDLEEINGFNETHALDSNSNTHTDSPHSIKVESGQDFENEKLQEDQHKNQINNSIEDHGKITEHLENNDIQNSDLGASKLSESGNNQDNMDLETAAVTIQKVFRSFLFRSRTSTLDESVNDETMYSNDNEKNKEECDFTIPGPLNERRPHGITRMDTVLQTVNEEKSLSLSDDSSTLSSAATIIQAHVRGFLVRNKLNSNKTISTNSQHTSYSNEPSLTSLEMDNEQNKNKTVLNIHIVPEGGNYLSRDESLITSMDLSLDSSPPSSINLHPLGYDKSERRKQLKREDAIQSISPPSNNSGKLSEDVDSVKELNDSETVDHPVENNKINKDNLNDDVAQSNNKNNAVEHVAPEYIAIDDVETCVQQNKSLDTVNSDELDVITPFESSEDNNPSQHKLMHSGEFHDAVLPTNPTKVSRSDTTVASGE from the exons atgcGTGTTTCTGGAACCCGAACATACTATAGGCCGTCGCCTCCCAAAATGCCTCCCGGGCTGGTGGACCTAATACAGGAGTTATCAAGGGATGTGCTGAAAAATAATCCTGCTGATATTTACGGATACTGCGCTAATCATTTTAAACAACTTCTTGAAATAAGAGATGGCCCTC TTCGTAAGAAAAAACTAACATTAGAAGAGAAAATTGCTAACGCCCAAGAAAAGGTAAGGCAACGAGCAGAGCAACGAAGGCAACAATATGATAATGAGATGCTCAAACAACATCGCGATCAAGAATCTGAAATAAAAGCTTCAAATGAAAACGATGCACCAATACCCGTTCAAGAACCCTCTGCTATTGATATTACACCACTCATTCATAAAGAACAGGAGTTAGTTAACTCGTCAACAGAACCTGTATCGTCAGCAGCACCAGCTGTATTATCAGCAGCAGCTGTACCGTCATTAGCAGCTGTATCATCAGTAGTAGCTCTGTCGTCAGCAGTGGGTCTGTCCTCAGCTGCAGCTCTGTCATCAGCTGTAACTATATCGTCAGCAGTAGCTTTATCTTCAGCTGCAGTGCCATCGTCTGCAGAAATTGAATTGTCAAATAAAACTGACACACCACCTGAAGATCATCAAAATTCTGAGGAGGTAGCTATAAAAGATTCTGAtgatttaaaagtttatgaGAAAGCTGACTCAATTTCTAAAGAGGACGAGGAGGTAAAAGACGATATTACCGTCGCTGATTCTAACGCTCCAATAAGTCATTACCCAACTGAAAATCCTTTAAATGTAATAGAGACCAAGACCATATCCAGTGATGCGTcagaaaacttaaataattcGAGTGAACCCATTACAGAGGTACAAGTAAATCCCGATAATCACCAGCATGCTGAGGAAAATGAAGGATTGATAGCTGTAGATTTGCAAGAAACTGACGAGTCAAGTCCAATTAACGACGTAATTGTagaaaatcataaaattgaTGACGAAACGGCTGCTGCTACAAACATAGAATCGGAAACAGATAATAAAAGCGAAGTAAATGATGCAGATACACCGAAGTCAATTGTGCCACCAGAAACAATTGATGATCACAATGTTGAACCCCAACCTGAACAAATTGTTACAAAAACTCAGCATTCAAATGTAACTGAAAGCATTAAAGATGATAATATCGATCTTGATCATACGTCCcagataaataaaacagaaaacgGCGAAAAAAAATTGGAAGGTGAAGATGATACTAAAAAGGAAACTGATTCAGATTCTCAGGAAACCAACCAGTTCGAAATTACTTTTAAAGAATCCCCTACCGTAGAACTGCAGGGACCGCAAGTAAGTTCTGATGTTTTGGAATCATTGTCGGATTCAAATACGGATAATGAAATCATGACACTTGTTGTACAAGAATCCGGTAATGGTGATTTAGAAGAGATTAATGGTTTCAATGAAACCCATGCTCTTGATTCGAATTCGAATACACATACTGATTCACCTCACTCGATTAAAGTTGAATCCGGACAagattttgaaaatgaaaagcTTCAAGAGGATCaacataaaaatcaaatcaacaaTAGTATTGAGGATCATGGTAAGATTACTGAACATTTAGAAAATAATGACATTCAGAACAGTGATCTTGGGGCATCAAAATTAAGTGAATCTGGTAATAACCAAGATAATATGGATTTGGAAACTGCTGCAGTAACTATACAAAAGGTTTTTCGGTCATTCCTTTTTAGGAGTAGAACGTCTACATTGGATGAATCCGTCAACGATGAAACAATGTACTCGAATGATAATGAGAAAAATAAG GAGGAATGTGATTTTACCATTCCAGGTCCTCTAAACGAAAGAAGGCCACATGGTATCACAAGAATGGACACAGTTCTTCAAACTGTCAACGAGGAAAAGTCGCTTTCTTTATCGGATGACTCTTCCACGTTATCCAGTGCCGCAACCATAATTCAAGCTCACGTTAGAGGTTTTTTGGTTAGAAATAAACTTaactcaaataaaacaatttctacTAATTCTCAACACACTAGTTATTCGAACGAACCTTCGCTTACATCTCTAGAAATGGACAATgaacaaaataagaataaaaccGTTCTAAACATTCATATTGTTCCCGAAGGTGGGAATTATTTAAGTCGAGATGAGAGTTTAATCACTTCAATGGATTTATCTTTAGACAGCAGTCCACCATCGTCCATTAATTTACATCCTTTGGGTTATGATAAAAGTGAAAGACGAAAGCAATTGAAGAGAGAAGATGCTATACAATCTATTTCTCCACCGAGTAACAatagtggaaaattaagtgagGATGTGGATTCCGTCAAAGAGCTTAATGATTCTGAAACTGTAGACCATCCTgtagaaaacaacaaaattaataaagataatttgAACGACGATGTGGCTCAgagcaacaataaaaataatgccGTCGAACACGTAGCCCCAGAATATATCGCCATTGATGACGTGGAAACTTGTGTGCAGCAAAATAAATCATTGGATACTGTTAATTCAGATGAATTGGATGTTATCACTCCGTTTGAATCTAGTGAAGATAACAATCCTTCACAACATAAACTTATGCATTCTGGAGAGTTCCACGACGCTGTGCTTCCTACTAATCCTACTAAGGTGTCCCGCAGTGACACAACAGTCGCCAGTGGTGAGTGA
- the LOC118275757 gene encoding putative leucine-rich repeat-containing protein DDB_G0290503 isoform X1: protein MRVSGTRTYYRPSPPKMPPGLVDLIQELSRDVLKNNPADIYGYCANHFKQLLEIRDGPLRKKKLTLEEKIANAQEKVRQRAEQRRQQYDNEMLKQHRDQESEIKASNENDAPIPVQEPSAIDITPLIHKEQELVNSSTEPVSSAAPAVLSAAAVPSLAAVSSVVALSSAVGLSSAAALSSAVTISSAVALSSAAVPSSAEIELSNKTDTPPEDHQNSEEVAIKDSDDLKVYEKADSISKEDEEVKDDITVADSNAPISHYPTENPLNVIETKTISSDASENLNNSSEPITEVQVNPDNHQHAEENEGLIAVDLQETDESSPINDVIVENHKIDDETAAATNIESETDNKSEVNDADTPKSIVPPETIDDHNVEPQPEQIVTKTQHSNVTESIKDDNIDLDHTSQINKTENGEKKLEGEDDTKKETDSDSQETNQFEITFKESPTVELQGPQVSSDVLESLSDSNTDNEIMTLVVQESGNGDLEEINGFNETHALDSNSNTHTDSPHSIKVESGQDFENEKLQEDQHKNQINNSIEDHGKITEHLENNDIQNSDLGASKLSESGNNQDNMDLETAAVTIQKVFRSFLFRSRTSTLDESVNDETMYSNDNEKNKEECDFTIPGPLNERRPHGITRMDTVLQTVNEEKSLSLSDDSSTLSSAATIIQAHVRGFLVRNKLNSNKTISTNSQHTSYSNEPSLTSLEMDNEQNKNKTVLNIHIVPEGGNYLSRDESLITSMDLSLDSSPPSSINLHPLGYDKSERRKQLKREDAIQSISPPSNNSGKLSEDVDSVKELNDSETVDHPVENNKINKDNLNDDVAQSNNKNNAVEHVAPEYIAIDDVETCVQQNKSLDTVNSDELDVITPFESSEDNNPSQHKLMHSGEFHDAVLPTNPTKVSRSDTTVASEFKNVLVYFLLWNHS, encoded by the exons atgcGTGTTTCTGGAACCCGAACATACTATAGGCCGTCGCCTCCCAAAATGCCTCCCGGGCTGGTGGACCTAATACAGGAGTTATCAAGGGATGTGCTGAAAAATAATCCTGCTGATATTTACGGATACTGCGCTAATCATTTTAAACAACTTCTTGAAATAAGAGATGGCCCTC TTCGTAAGAAAAAACTAACATTAGAAGAGAAAATTGCTAACGCCCAAGAAAAGGTAAGGCAACGAGCAGAGCAACGAAGGCAACAATATGATAATGAGATGCTCAAACAACATCGCGATCAAGAATCTGAAATAAAAGCTTCAAATGAAAACGATGCACCAATACCCGTTCAAGAACCCTCTGCTATTGATATTACACCACTCATTCATAAAGAACAGGAGTTAGTTAACTCGTCAACAGAACCTGTATCGTCAGCAGCACCAGCTGTATTATCAGCAGCAGCTGTACCGTCATTAGCAGCTGTATCATCAGTAGTAGCTCTGTCGTCAGCAGTGGGTCTGTCCTCAGCTGCAGCTCTGTCATCAGCTGTAACTATATCGTCAGCAGTAGCTTTATCTTCAGCTGCAGTGCCATCGTCTGCAGAAATTGAATTGTCAAATAAAACTGACACACCACCTGAAGATCATCAAAATTCTGAGGAGGTAGCTATAAAAGATTCTGAtgatttaaaagtttatgaGAAAGCTGACTCAATTTCTAAAGAGGACGAGGAGGTAAAAGACGATATTACCGTCGCTGATTCTAACGCTCCAATAAGTCATTACCCAACTGAAAATCCTTTAAATGTAATAGAGACCAAGACCATATCCAGTGATGCGTcagaaaacttaaataattcGAGTGAACCCATTACAGAGGTACAAGTAAATCCCGATAATCACCAGCATGCTGAGGAAAATGAAGGATTGATAGCTGTAGATTTGCAAGAAACTGACGAGTCAAGTCCAATTAACGACGTAATTGTagaaaatcataaaattgaTGACGAAACGGCTGCTGCTACAAACATAGAATCGGAAACAGATAATAAAAGCGAAGTAAATGATGCAGATACACCGAAGTCAATTGTGCCACCAGAAACAATTGATGATCACAATGTTGAACCCCAACCTGAACAAATTGTTACAAAAACTCAGCATTCAAATGTAACTGAAAGCATTAAAGATGATAATATCGATCTTGATCATACGTCCcagataaataaaacagaaaacgGCGAAAAAAAATTGGAAGGTGAAGATGATACTAAAAAGGAAACTGATTCAGATTCTCAGGAAACCAACCAGTTCGAAATTACTTTTAAAGAATCCCCTACCGTAGAACTGCAGGGACCGCAAGTAAGTTCTGATGTTTTGGAATCATTGTCGGATTCAAATACGGATAATGAAATCATGACACTTGTTGTACAAGAATCCGGTAATGGTGATTTAGAAGAGATTAATGGTTTCAATGAAACCCATGCTCTTGATTCGAATTCGAATACACATACTGATTCACCTCACTCGATTAAAGTTGAATCCGGACAagattttgaaaatgaaaagcTTCAAGAGGATCaacataaaaatcaaatcaacaaTAGTATTGAGGATCATGGTAAGATTACTGAACATTTAGAAAATAATGACATTCAGAACAGTGATCTTGGGGCATCAAAATTAAGTGAATCTGGTAATAACCAAGATAATATGGATTTGGAAACTGCTGCAGTAACTATACAAAAGGTTTTTCGGTCATTCCTTTTTAGGAGTAGAACGTCTACATTGGATGAATCCGTCAACGATGAAACAATGTACTCGAATGATAATGAGAAAAATAAG GAGGAATGTGATTTTACCATTCCAGGTCCTCTAAACGAAAGAAGGCCACATGGTATCACAAGAATGGACACAGTTCTTCAAACTGTCAACGAGGAAAAGTCGCTTTCTTTATCGGATGACTCTTCCACGTTATCCAGTGCCGCAACCATAATTCAAGCTCACGTTAGAGGTTTTTTGGTTAGAAATAAACTTaactcaaataaaacaatttctacTAATTCTCAACACACTAGTTATTCGAACGAACCTTCGCTTACATCTCTAGAAATGGACAATgaacaaaataagaataaaaccGTTCTAAACATTCATATTGTTCCCGAAGGTGGGAATTATTTAAGTCGAGATGAGAGTTTAATCACTTCAATGGATTTATCTTTAGACAGCAGTCCACCATCGTCCATTAATTTACATCCTTTGGGTTATGATAAAAGTGAAAGACGAAAGCAATTGAAGAGAGAAGATGCTATACAATCTATTTCTCCACCGAGTAACAatagtggaaaattaagtgagGATGTGGATTCCGTCAAAGAGCTTAATGATTCTGAAACTGTAGACCATCCTgtagaaaacaacaaaattaataaagataatttgAACGACGATGTGGCTCAgagcaacaataaaaataatgccGTCGAACACGTAGCCCCAGAATATATCGCCATTGATGACGTGGAAACTTGTGTGCAGCAAAATAAATCATTGGATACTGTTAATTCAGATGAATTGGATGTTATCACTCCGTTTGAATCTAGTGAAGATAACAATCCTTCACAACATAAACTTATGCATTCTGGAGAGTTCCACGACGCTGTGCTTCCTACTAATCCTACTAAGGTGTCCCGCAGTGACACAACAGTCGCCAGTG AATTCAAGAATGTCCTGGTGTATTTCTTACTTTGGAATCATTCATAA